The genomic segment TGCTACTGTAGCACCTATATAACTTACTCACCCGAGCTCTTCGTTTCTCTGCACGCCTCTTCTTACTACTCATCCCATTTTCTAAACTGCGTTTGGCAATTTTGTTATGGCCATGTCTATTTTCACTGACATTCCCAGACTTGCTTGCTCCACGAGactacaaaagaaaacaaggaagTACAGTAAATATAGACATGGTCATGTAAAGAAGCTGGGGATTTAgaatagaggggagggggctagGGAAAGGCCCTTTTAAAAGTTTTACAGGCATGGCTGTTAGAAAGAAAATGCTGAAAATTAACTAGTAACAAAACATACTGTATCatggaaaacaaagaaaacatgtCCCATTTACTTTTTATCAACAGGAAGGGGAAACTTTAAACATGAGAAATGAACAGAATTTTAGCAAGCTCCAGCTTtgcaagtgaaaaaaaaaaacagtttaaagagtaaaaatacaCTGGAGATAATGGAAGTGTGAATAAACATTCAGTTAATGTAAACAAGAAAGGTGAATAAATGGTTAAAAGTATGATAGGTCATTTCATGATTCATTGATGTAGAAGCATGTTTGTTATGACTTTGGCTTACAGACTTCGTGGGGTGTTCATAGATCTAATACCTGAGGCTATATCTCTTCACCCGACTATCAAGACAATATCACAGATCACAGGACTAATAGCCGACATGTAGACATCACATTGGGGGATATTTCTCTCACAAAATAAACTGTTTATGAAAAGTGCATATAATAAAAACCCGAATCATTAATTAAATACCAATGAAAATCTgacaatattaaaaatataatactaaatataaaatactcaATAAGCTACACAACACTTAACCAATGTAAATGATTATGACAAAGTAAGAAACTGGTAATAGACTTATGATAGTGGcaacagattttttttttacttttgtatTCAAATATCTTTAATTGCAAAGGATTCCAAAATAAGTAAAATATATGTAgcttgaaaaatataataaatcaTAAATGagtttttactttaaaaaataatttcagaTGTAAACAAGCAAtgcaaaagaaaatgaaatttccTATTTCCTAAGATAACTTGtaaattttttgcttttttttccttaagaGAATGCACAAGGCTCCACCATTGAATCAAGAacgtgaaagaaaaataacagcTTTGAACAGGCTGACTCTTGAATAGACTGATAAATAATTCACCTTTTTCAAGTGTACGCAACTCTGACCAATTACTTTTACCAGACAATTGATATACATGTAACATAAACTTCAACCCGCACAAAATGACACCCCTGCACTGAATCATATTAAAAAGGAAACATAGCCACCCCAAGAGGAGCCCAAGTAACAGAGTTAAGGGTCCGTAATGGACGGAGAAAGTGTTTGGCTTGAGAAAGCAACGCATGTTTACTACGGAACTAGATTACTTAGCTACACGTAGAAATGTACACAAGAAGAAATCCCAATAACTTTACAACATTGTTCTAGAATAAATTAATCCGTGATCCGTTTAAAATATCGGTACTAGTGCGCAGATAACGACTGCCGTCGTGGTAGAATACGTGTTTCAGAAGGAAACATACATATTGATTTATACACTGGCTTTGAAATGGCTTTCACGCGAATGAGACAAGTGTTATTGACCGATTTTAGCTGACAATAGTTTTGCTCAAAATAGTAAACTCGGTTATTTTGAGAATGATTTTAACAAGAGGGGTCAAGAAAATGGATCATAGGTAGCAAACGATGTAAAATATCTGGGTTTGGGGGCTCAGTGGAACAATATCACTCGACCAAGAACAATTTCCCAGCCGTTTTTAGTGTTAAAAGTGTGAATAGTGGCAAGATTTTTCATAACAATGCAATCGCTTTAAGTTTTATATTGACTGCTCGATGAAATAGGCCGAAGCTTATGGAATATACTCAAGCAAATTACACTTAAGGTTATCAAACGAAAtagattatttaaaaaagatgAGCGATGCCTTCGCGTGTTGTCTGGAAGCCATTTCAAGATATGCAATTTTTGACCGAATCAGTTTAACCCGTAATAATTTGTAGACTTTAAGGGAGTCCatgatttttctttctttttaaacCCCTCAACATACTAAgtctttaaaaatattttttttcaagggaAAAACACAGAAAAGGTAACTATTTCGTGACGACTTTAGTTCGGGTGTATGTAGCGTGAATAGAGCTTCGTTTGTTTGGCTATATTAGAATCGGTCCTTAAATGCGGTCCAAACAATATAAACTATGTGCCTGAGCATTCACAGTCCCAAGGGAAGGAAGAATACGGGTTCAAGTTGAATTCTTTACTCCGGAAGGAAAATTGGAAAAAGCGATCGTGGCCCAGAATCTGACTGTCACAAATTTATCTGCCTCAAATAGAAACACCGCGGGCATTTACAACTATGCTTAGATCATAACCACAATGTAAAAGCCACACTGGTTTTCTGGGCATTACAATAGAATCTTTAAGAAGTAATGGCCTGAAACGAACGAAAGTCTGGGAACCATCTTTCCTCTTAAAATCTCTTGGCTGAACAGCGCAATGAATAGGCGACGAAAGACAGGCGAAGAGTCTTGCTCGGAAACGAAGCGAATAAAGCGAAACTGAAATGTTCCTTTAGGCATAAAGAGTAAGCCGAGTTAAAATTGAAGTTTTTCAGTTTAAACAGACTTTTAACTTTGACTTTGATTATGCCTCTTCAGAGTCGAGCTCCGACTAGAATTATCAATGGAAGGTAAACATTCTAAGGAACCGCGTACGACCAACTCACCGCCTTTAGTACACAGAAGTGTCGAAAGCTTAGCGAAGTTTACACCATCTAGGAATACTTTTTTCTAAAAGATAGCGAACGGGAAAGCTAGCGGTATTTGTGAAGAAGGTCAGAGAGCAGAAACTCGAAAGAGCTCAAGCTGTTCCCTTAATGTTTACAGCAAGATAGAAGACAACCAGTTGATTGCACTGTTATACTTAACAACTGGATGAAAATGGTCGCCAGTACGCACCTCTAGCGACTCGAGCGAAGAAAAGGATGAGATGGCAAATCCATCGATGATGTCTTCCTCGGGAGAGCTCGCACTTTGGCGCTTTCTCTGGGCTTTAGTGCGGCTCTTTCCATTCGCGTTCAATGCCGCGTGCGAAATTCCCTCCTCGTCCACTTTAGGGTCAGCATCGCCGTTTTCTCGGCTTATACCCTCTTCCTCGCTTTCCACAGCTCGCTTGTTCTCGTCATCTCTCATTTTCATGGTTCAGGTCATTCTAAACCATCAATTGCATTTAGTTCAGTGGATTTTCGCAGCACAGCGACCACCGCTAGCTGTCCTCAAGTCAACAACACAAGAACTTGAGCCGGCATTAGTTCAGCGGCGCGCAGTGACTGACAACCAATCAATCACCTGAATGACCCGCCCACTGCGCTCTAAGATCACACTTGAGTTGTACTTGAGCCACTTAAACACACGTCCTCATACAATATCCACAGAAAAGAGGGTAAAATCCATTGCAAATGGAGGCCCTTTGGCTTGATGATGACATTGGCACGGGTGTTACCGCTGTGCATGTGTGTGCGCACGCGTCGTTCTGATAACGGAGTCGTTTCAGCTGGTAGTGTGTTTAAGGAGCTTAGGCTTTTATGTTGACACATCCGCCGTAATATAAACTTTATGTGTCTCTCTAGTAAACGCTAAAAGTACTCAATGTGCTAGTAGATAGTACGTTGGAAATTCTCTAAATTGAACTTGGATAACTCGAATTCTATTTACTCAAACTGCACCGCTCGATTTCCCTTGAATTTGCCTCAGTAAATTTCATAATGATCTTTTTGTGTTCCTTGGCAATATTTCACCTATTCACTTGAGTGGGATAAAACTTTGTTCTAGTGACTCCTCTAGACATGTTGACCAAATTGTtttttcaatcaatcaatttttttattggtaAAACTTGGTTATAACATACATCGGAAGAGCCGAAGCCGGAGGCTTAATTGGCTTAACGTCAGATATATTAAGAGTCAGGAGTTGCTTTTTGATATAGTGAGCTCTACCACGTATTTGTCTGGGCAAAGATACCTTGGCCACAGgagcggatccaggatttccaAATAGGGGATGGAAAATGGCCGGATAGATGGCTGATTCAGtagttcttggtaggtcacatagatctaacaatccttcacgctgaattggattaGTCGAATCAGCAAAGTACCTCCtgtccctcagacatttattttcttcaaacaaagtgacgtTTCTATTTTGTTTGACTCACAAAGGGGTTTGggtatccacccaatccccctGCTGTATCCGTCCCTGGGCCACCAGTTATATGAAAATGTGAGCAACTTATTTATGCATTTTAAATCGAAAACGGTAACTGCTCTCAAAATATTTGTTGTCATTCTAGCGGCGTGTAAGTGTTGTATCAAAGAAGAGAGGGAATGTATCATAAATGAGACTACAATCTCTGTGTAAATCCCCAAAACATTTGGAAATAATGAATGCAATTCATTCGTTAAgtagttttgttttgaaaatagaATTGTGTCGGAAAGAGTTCACAAATTAATGACAACGAAATCCGTATGAATCTTTCATCTTCCATTTGCCTCGATgatctccccctcccctcaaccCTTCCGCAAGATGAAAGTTTAGATATGCAGCCGGCTATCGGTTATATTGTTTAATATCGCACGGCGATCTAGAAGGAATTAGTTTAGTCTGAGATAGCAGGATCGGCGCAACACGAAAAAGCCATTCGCGATCAATAAGTAAGGACTGATAACCGGGATTCGCGTACATTACGGATTATTCTAAGCTATGCCTTAAAGGTATGATATCAAATCTAATGAATGCCTCATTTGAAATTCCCTTGCTTTACGGTATTTTTTGTGGGAGTCGCTGCTGTTTTTTTCATGCCCCTTTAGAAATGCTGATTGGAGGTTTAATAGAGTTGTCACAAGGGGTGTGCAAACGAAACGATTAGGCATTTCACCTGGCTCCTCGTATTTTAATGAGTAGACCCATTATCAGTCTTTTCGTGGCAGCCGAGAGCGCTTGTTTACATCGCTAGCCAAAATTAGATTAAGACCGATTTTgctaagaaaaaatattttagggAGTTGTTTTTGCAGTGTTTCTTGGACAGCTTCATATGTCCATAGTGTTAGACTTGCAAGAATCCCTCCTTTTAGAGATACGCGCAAAGAGGTggctttttttctaatgttcaTATCTTAGTTTGATAGAAGCAGAAAGCTGGACAATCTTGCAGGTGTTTCATAGGGCGAAGGTACTTTAAATGACTCATTTTGTTCCCAAATTTCCCGACAAGATCTTTCCAACGCCaagtctttttgttttgattcttTTTTGCAGACCCTGCTAGCACAAAACCAGAACCACAAGCGAATAAGGTGTTTAACTTCCGAACTCATACAAACTCAATTTCAAATCACAATGTTAATTCACCGGTAAATTCACGCTATTTTAAAATGTAGTTTCCAGCGCTGTGGTTAGTCGATGAAGCAATGATAGCAACTCAAACTCCAAATATAAATGGTTAACTACTTATTACGCGAAAGAGGGCGTGAGGCCTGGGATAGTGGTTTTAATTTTATCTTGGTTTGACCATACTGCATTTCGAGCCTAACTAGCCTCGCTCCCCTGGTTTCTATTGACTGAGCGGCTTGTTGtttaatgacgtcatttttgatttgccgcTCGCCAGCTTATCGCAAACAACAGATGAGTGTGACAAGACGCCTGGGAACGAGGCTACCTATTAACCAGAtgtattgtttattattgcaATACCGTATAAGCAAAATGTTCACAAAAAGCAACAAGACGGTTATAAAAGCGCGGTACACACtggcgacataacgacataggcgCTCTCTTTTATGTACTTATGTTCGAGTGTGTACAACCGCGACATGACAACATCACATCGTTATAAGGCATGAACGTAACGACATGAGAGAAAAAGCATGTTTTATCTCCTAGGTCGCTACAGTATGTCTATTATCTAGAACCATAGTCATCTGCATTCACATATATCCGTATGTCGTTACGTTGCCAAACATAAGGCCCTCACCTTATCACAATTTGAGGCCCTCCCCCGAATCGACGCTCAAAAAATCGCAACTCTCCCCCAAACATAGCCCCCCCCATTAAATAATAACCCTTCCCTTAGTCGATACGAATACCAATTTAGATATCAGGTGAAAATCGGTCGCGTCCTACGGCGCTGGAGACAAACGATGATTTTGCGCTTCTTCTGCGCAATATCAACGACTTTACAAATAAATCTCTCAAGAAATCTCCTAAAATTTCAAAAGAACCTCGAAATCAGGTGGCAGATAGGAACCTTTCAACATCAtcttttaaatcctttttTATGTCTCTAGAACAATTTTGGAAAGGGGACAAAGTCACCGGGAAAAGATTTCAGTGTCATTTGTGAATAATTCACACCTGTTCCGATTAAAGTCATCACGCAAATACTCGCCCTATTGCCGCCAAGGTCGGTATGAATTGTGAATGTTAGGCTAAATTCTAACGATAAACTACTTAATTACCCTTAATTTGGCTAAAATGTGCCTTTTTTGCTAGCTTAACAATCACTGTTCCTACCGCCTTTGTTTCGCACTATAATTGATATTTCAAGATTTTTGAATTTGGCATGCTGATGCGAGAAGTGCTTTCAAATGTTGAGGATCCTACTAATTTCTCATCGCCGTAATCCTATTAAAGTGGTGGTAATATGACACTAAtactgaatgtttttttttttagagaaagCAATCGTAACATTGATTACAGAAAGATTTCTTTGATGCAAGTCTTCAAACAACAGATGTAAATGTAGTTAGAAGTAAAGAAATAAGCTAGAGAATTGTATTAAAATTCAATGTTTGTGAACTTTATTTTATCAatgtcattaaaaaaatcatatgaAAATATTACGCACTAATATATTAAAGTATATATAGTATTGGACTCGAGATAACCAggatgatgacgtcataattgtGACGTTAGAGACCCGTATTTTTGTGCACTAGAGATCCTTTTTTTTAGCTATACTATCTTGTGTTAAGGGTAATCCTTATTTTCTGGTAGTCATTTTTACAtctacagacagacagacagacagacgctTACCAACGCTATTATCAGACCAAGCACCCAGCTGCACTAGAAaccaaacaccacaaacaatAGAAATCaactacaacaacaacaacaaacggCAGCGCAACAGCATGGTTCTTTAGTGTTAAAGGAATGCTCGTCGGGAATCAGAAAAATAGCCCTAAACAACCTGTACATCAAAGATtgctaccctaaaagataccccAAAAATACGGCAATCATCACTAACAGGTGGACATGGGAATAGCTGAAAAGACAATAGTGGGCAATATTTCCACTATTGCGCTGGGTTTCACAAGAGCTGTTTTGAAATACCGGGCAGTGTCACACTTGTACACGATTCCTCAAACCATCACACACCAGCTCAGTTCATGCCTGTGGGCGACAACCATCACACACCAGCTCAGTTCATGCCTGGGGGCGACAACCATCACCCTCCAGCCCAGCTCATGCATGGAGGCACCAGCCATCACGCACTAGTCCAGTTCATTCCAGGAGGCGACAACCATCACGCGCTAGTCCAGTTTATGCCAGGAGGCGACAACCATCAAGCACTAGTCCAGTTCATTCCAGGAGGCGACAACCATCACACACTAGTCCAGTTTATGCCAGGAGGCGGCAACCATCATGCACAAGCTCAGTTCATGCCAGGAGACAACCATCACGCACTAGTCCAGTTCATGCCAGGAGGCGACAACCATCACGCACTAGTCCAGTTCGTTTTAGAAGGCGACAACCATCACGCACTAGTCCAGTTTATGCCAGGAGGCGACAACTATCATGCACTAGCCCAGTTCATTCCAGGAGGCGACAACCACCCGTGAGACACTTGCACTGCTATCGTTATAATCAGCTTTTGTGTAACGAAGTGCAAAAGTGGAAATATACACACGCACCACTTGTACGGATCTGCATGAATACTATGCGGACGCGAGGATACAAACAGCAAGGCTTCTTCGTTAACACATATTCACAATTTCTTGTATTACAGCTGTACGGTCGACTTGAAGAGCCATGGTAAGATAACGGTGACCCCCACCATATTATACCCTATATCATATCGTagtttctttttctaattGTACTATTGATTAGAGACTTCAGTGTTTATGATCTATTATAAATCATGactagactactaacgcaCTAATTGGAACTGATGAATCTGATATACCAAAATTGCTATCGGTGATCAGACTTTCCACTAATCAATCAGATTCATCAAAATCTAGcaatgctttattttttagttttttggtttaccaggcctgtagccaggattttgagcggggggttGGGTGGGAGTTTCGTTTATTCATTCAGCGGACAATTTTCAGGCAGATCGCCCTTAGCCCTAGCCcaagccccccccccggcTACGGGCCAGTTTACCTCCCGATAGGCAGAGTGGCGTATACTTATTTAACTCGTAATCGTTTACATCCGGGACTCCTAAGCGACGGTTGCCGCCTACTCGTTTGTGCCTTGTTGGTAACGTCAGCTAAGGGGAGTGCTTTGATTGCCTTGCTGCAGGAAGACGTGCAAGACGAGGCGGGCGTGTCGGGTTCACTGGAGGAACCCTCGATTGGTCTGTGTCGCCGTCTAGTTATCACTGAACGTTTGTTCGCTACTTGGGGAGTGGTTGGGATGATATCGCCAATACCCTCCCCGGTATAATCATCACTCAAGCCCCCAATGTCATCTTTAACGTAGACATTGGGTTTCCTCCTATTCCAGTCCTGAATGCAAGTCCTTGTAGACGCTGCTTTGCCTTTCTGAGCATCCATTTGCTTGGCACCAGCGCTGACCTCCACATCGTCCAGGCTGTTGGAGTCTCTTGGATAACCAATTTCACCCTGGGCGCCGGATTCTCTCATCGGTTCGTCATCAGAGTAGTCGGATAGTATGACGTATTTTCGTGATTGACGTGTTTGGCTTTGTGATGGCTTGTCTTGACCATAGTAATTACCCGTcgtatttttacatttttgtttatctGATAAAGACCTTGCTTTGCCCTGGGGGTGGTCTTTTTCGTCCATTATAAGATCGTCTTCTGATGAGCTATCTGATGTAGAGTCCTGCTGGGCCGCCAAAGACGCCCTAAACTTCATCCCAGTCGCGGGATTCAGTCTTTGTCTGACGGTGCGAGCTAGGGCAGTCCTTTTACTACCTATATTCCTCTTTCTACAGCCGCCACCAGCTCCAGACCGAGAGAGAAAGGAACTTCTGGGCTCTCTAAATCCTTCATCTCCCTTCCCTTGTTCCACATTCTCTCCATCTCCAACATCATCCTCATCAGATGTCAACAAAGTGTCCACCACTACGCCAAACGTTGCTGAGGTAGATGCTCGACCGCAAGCCTGGTTTGACTGACTGTGTCTTGCCTTTGTCTTTGATCTAGTTGTAACCTCGTAAGTAAGTCTGGTACGGGTTTGCCGTTGGTCGGATGCAGATTTCGCTGCCTTCTCAGGACAAGGGCTTTCACTGCGACGAAACAATCACAAAAGGTTATATCACACCATGTTATAcaaacgcttaatgtaataacaagtcattgcttaatgtaataaaacagctTACGCTTGATGTAATAGCAAGTTGACGGTTAATGTAAAAAACACACATTAAAAACGAATTTTGATTGGTTTAGAATAAAAAGACAACCAAACTGACGGTAAGTTATCTTAgggtcaagggggggggggggggggggtgcaacaaAGAAGCCACTTAATCAGCCATGATATGAATGACATCCGCGAGTCCGCCTACCTGGACTGATCAGTAAGCATGGCCGCGATGGCTTGTGCTGCTGATCTGGCGGCAGTGCGTACAGCGGACTGTCTGCCTGTTGTTATCCATCCAGAGGAACCAGTCTCTGCCATATTTTGTGCGATCTGACTTGCTTGAGTCAACCTCTCTATCCGACGAGCATCCTGCagtaaaagcaaaaaagagcGAAGCTTAGTGCACATGGtcgcccactcatcaggaaacaccacgaaacaggctagTAGGGATAAATCTAGATTCATCCCGTGCTGCACTTGTGTACTATGGGGCTCCCCAACACGAGACGGAGGCTCTGATAGTACAAGTACCGATAGCTGAACGAAAGCATCACCATTATCGTGCATTAATACACTGCGCCTACCGTCTCTCTATTTCTCCGCCTCGTCCTCCTGCTTCTTCTTACAGGGCTGAGAGAGGGAGAACGCTCTCTCTGAGAAGCAGCTGTTGCAGGCCTAGGTCTTGTGCTTCTATTCCTTGGAGAACTCGGTGCACTGGAATGTGTATTGGCTTCCATTCCGCTAGTCCTGCTGGAGTGTGTATTGGCTTCCATACCGCTAGCCCTAGACTGTAATCTGCCGGTTGCTTGCCTGGTCTGTGTTCGACAAGCATGCTGTCTACCACCAGAGCTTCTGGAATGGGAGGGGCTGGAAGGTTGCCGCTCTAGCTGATCTTTAAAGGACAAAATAGTGATGAGCAATTGTACAGTTAACACGAACAATGCAGAAAAACGCTACTGGACATGCTTTTAGCATTAATAGCTTTTGCACACCTGAGCTTTCCAAGGCATCGCATACATGATCTTTCATAGCCATCGCATACATGAGTATTCCTAGCCATCGCATACATGAGTTTTCCTAGCCATCGCATACAGAGTTTTCCTAGCCATCGCATACAGAGTTTTCC from the Nematostella vectensis chromosome 4, jaNemVect1.1, whole genome shotgun sequence genome contains:
- the LOC116614423 gene encoding uncharacterized protein LOC116614423, whose translation is MPRSYAKKGGLNNTRGSPDENEESNCVICLDRVRCRGKLSVCNHWFCFPCIFEWSKNTNTCPICKARFRCISKLHFSPLKSPPSKTRVPDKDQRVWNDDEDFAVEDIYDIQNDLWDDMDDDYEPPIAVNNPWTPGHTSRHMRLRSRRNQGIPSDDYYDLADPFIDDSDLMHGDFSRAQRLLLQDATYVDSDDEERVLRSRRSPYPLRQNRHRGNGAHQTQTYLSLRTLHESDDESDDLQSGDSDVSEDENDYASESSDQLERQPSSPSHSRSSGGRQHACRTQTRQATGRLQSRASGMEANTHSSRTSGMEANTHSSAPSSPRNRSTRPRPATAASQRERSPSLSPVRRSRRTRRRNRETDARRIERLTQASQIAQNMAETGSSGWITTGRQSAVRTAARSAAQAIAAMLTDQSSESPCPEKAAKSASDQRQTRTRLTYEVTTRSKTKARHSQSNQACGRASTSATFGVVVDTLLTSDEDDVGDGENVEQGKGDEGFREPRSSFLSRSGAGGGCRKRNIGSKRTALARTVRQRLNPATGMKFRASLAAQQDSTSDSSSEDDLIMDEKDHPQGKARSLSDKQKCKNTTGNYYGQDKPSQSQTRQSRKYVILSDYSDDEPMRESGAQGEIGYPRDSNSLDDVEVSAGAKQMDAQKGKAASTRTCIQDWNRRKPNVYVKDDIGGLSDDYTGEGIGDIIPTTPQVANKRSVITRRRHRPIEGSSSEPDTPASSCTSSCSKAIKALPLADVTNKAQTSRRQPSLRSPGCKRLRVK